From bacterium (Candidatus Blackallbacteria) CG13_big_fil_rev_8_21_14_2_50_49_14:
CCCATCGCAAAGCTATTGTAGAGGTTAAAAGATTTTTCAAGCTCCTGAATAACTTCTTGGGATTCTTTTTCTGAGCTTTCGGGAATCAGGTTGGCAAATTTTTTCAAATTGCGGGGATTAAAGTAAACCCAGAACTTTTCTTTTTCCATGGATTTAAGCGTTCCCGCAAACTGACTGTCTGTGCCCAAGGATTTTCCTGAGGCAGCCGCTTGAATCGCTTGCTCTAAGAGAGAACGGCTGCCAAAAAGTAAGGTATTGCCTGAAAGGGTCATAAACACTTCAGCTTTGGCTTCTTTTGCCCCTTCTTCTTTTTTAGCAAAGCCGTAAAAAGTATGTCCTTGATAGTCAAATTCCTGAAGCAATTTATCTTTATCAGCAGTCGCTTTATCTTTCAGCTTGGCAACCACACCTGGAAAAAGTTTTTGATCGGCAATATCAACGGCAATCAGAGCAGGCAAGGCTTCTTTGGCAGTAACATTTTTTTCGTAAACGGCAGCAGAAACATGGCTGCCAAAGAGAGGCACCAAATCTTTTTCTGCATCCAGGCCCAGCCCCTGCCCAAGTGCGGGCAGAATGTCTTTCATTCCATCTTCCACCATGGTTGAAAAAGGTTTACGCCCTAAAAAATAAGACCAGTCATTTTTATCTGTACTGATTGCCATAAAGGCATCTGCACCGGGGGGAGTATAGCGGAGATTATCTTCAAGACTGGCCCAGGCCGGCGTTATCCAAAGACTCACAGCAGCTAAACTGCTCAGTAGGGAAAGAGAAAGTAATTTAGACTTCATCAAAAAGCTCCTTGCTCAATTTTGGGGCCAAATTTCAAATTCCTGTGCAGGCCATTCAGGCCGCAAACACGTTTCAGTATAGCCTGTTTAAGAGGCGAAGAGTACCCTGGTTTGCTTTGCGCTTTCCAGCATCAAACTTATACTTATATTAAATCTACCTTAACCAAAAATTAATATTATTTTTGGTTTTCCTCACAAGAATATTTAAGTTTAATGCTATAAAAGATTAAAGAAAGATTAAATTCACGCCCTCTGGGAAGGATGCCTCAACATGAATTTCTCCCGCGCCAGTCTTGCCTTTACCCTTTTATTCAGCACGGTTCTCAGTGCCTGTGGTACACAAACCCTGACCGTAGCCACCCAATCCCCCCTCCAAAGCGCTTCTGTTCAAGCCGCTGCCCGTCAAAGCACTCAAACCCAGAAATCTCCTGTAAAAACAACGCAAGTCACCGTCAACAATCTTTCTCAAGAAAAACAGGCTTTGGCTCTGCAACCCGTTTCCGCTGAAACAGTTAAAGCCCAGCTTGAACTGCGGGCTCAAAAGGCTACCCCCAAAGCAGACGAAAACACGCCCCTGTATAGCGCCACTGAACTTGATGCCCTGAAAAAATTAGAAGCTTCACTTGCAGACCAAATCAAAGAAGAAGACCAAAAGAATGCTTCTACACAGGGTTTTAAAACAAAATCTGCCGATCATGGCAAAGATATTGAGATTGAGATGTTTCTTTATAACCCCAAATACAGCAAATCTGCTAAGTTTTGGGGCATCGACAATGCCAATGAATTGCTCATGGCAGGTCGTTCTCCCTTGCGCCGTTGGTTATTAAAACGAAAATTTGAAGGGCTTTGGGCTCCCCGTGGTTTTGAACAGCAAATTCTTTTCTGGGTAGAACAAGCAGATTTGCTTAGAATTACAGGTGTCAGCCGTGATCAAGCTTGGCTTTTGGTCGCAAACGGGATTACCAGCGTACCCGATCTGGCCCGTCGCAATGTGATTGAGCTCGGTGCCCTCAAGGTATCTTTGGCTCTAATGGCCTTTCAATATGGCATGGATGCTCCCAGCCTCGATGAGTTAAAAGACTGGACCGAAGAAGCAAAAAGCCTTGAGCCGCTGATTTATTAAGATCGTTTCAAAAAGAAGAGTGGAGACAAAATGATTCGCGTAGACAATACCTCAACCGTCACCGTTCTGCGGAGCCTGCAAAGCCCCAGCCCCGCAGCAGTTGCTTTGAAAGCTACTGAAAACACAACTTTGCCAGCTCAGGGAACAGATAAACTGAGCTTGTCTACTCCGCGCCCTGTTGCTGCCGCAACAGGCAATTTAAGTGCTGCCCAGCGTTTGGCGCAAGCCACACCGCTGAGTCTTTTCGATTCACCTCAAGTTCCCCCCTCCATCAAAGCGACGCCTTTAACGCCGCCTGGCCAGATAGCCCAAAAACCCTCAACCCTTGAAGATGGTTTAAATACGAATGAAGACTATCAAATGGCCTTTAAATGGGTTGAAACCGTAACAGGTAAACCCATCGCCTATCAAACCCCCGAGTCTCAGAAAGCCTATATCGCTGCCATTCAAGGTAAACCTCAAGAAGCCTATGATCCCAAGGCTTTCTTGGCCTCGATCGGCGTAAAAGGCGCACATACCTATGGCCGGGATGACAAAGGCGTGCACCAGTTGCTCTCTACCATTGACTATACGCCCAACAGTACCAATGTCTCCAAAACCCTGCGCTTTGTTCAAAAAATCTTCTTCAGCTTCTTTAAACATTTCCCCAAAACCTTCAATTGGATCGCCGACAAAACCGACAAATACTACTTCACCCGCAAAGATGCTAAAAACAAAAGCTGGGAAAAAGTTCAAGTCCCACAACCCGCATTTAACCCTAAAGATCCGCTGGTTCCTGCCAATTTGATCAAACAGGTTTATGCCGATACCCATTCCGCAAAAGCCCTGAATTCAGGCTGGAATCCCGATGCGGCAACGCTGTTTAACTCCTATTTCCTGCATGCCGATCCCGATCAGATGGGTGCCCTATTTGATGACGATTTCCACATGGGCATCCCCGATGGTGTAGATGGCGAACAACATTACGGTTCTTATGCCATTGCCCGTCAACTGGGCTTTACAGATGCCCAGGCCCGCAGAATTGCAAAAGCCGATTTTGACATGGATCTCAACAATACGGTCTATGGAAACTCTGACGCTTTCCCCGACGGTTTGGTCAGCAAGCACTTCGATTTAAACAAAGACAAGCCTGAAGCAGAAGATACCCGCTTTATCTGGGCTCAACGTCACCTGGATGCAGCTGTAGAACTTGCCAAACGCGGCAAGTTTGAACAGGCTGAACAGGAATTGGGCTTCGGGCTGCACAGCATTCAGGATGCCTTTGCCCATGGCCATATCCGTATTACCTCTCACGCCGTGACGGGTGAAATTCCAGACGCTGTCAAATACAATCCTGTAGCGGCCTATGAAGCAACCCTGGCGACGATCGGTTATATGCACACCTATCTGAACCGGGTCATGTCCTAAGCTTCGTTCAGCCCCATGCAAAAACCCGTGACGAAGGATCTCTTTTCTGTTATTGTCATGACCATTGGCATTTCCGCCCTGGCACTGGCTTGTCTTTTGTTTTGGCTTCAGGGTCAATCCACCAGCCGCCGCCCCCAAGTCATACTGGAGCGTTTGAAAAATCTTCAGAACCTTGAAGTTTTACAAGCTCAATTGGTGGGTACTCAAAGTTTTCGTGAAGGGGCATCGATTCCCTTTGGCCACCATGAAGTCGTTGTATTGGCCCGTGGCAGAGCTGTTTACGGAGTCAATCTTGAAAAAGCCCAGATTGCAGGTTCAGGTAAAGATTTAAAACTCGAATTGCCAAGAGTGGAAGTGCTGCATGTCATTTTGAATCCCGACTCGATTAATTTTGCCGCCCCTCAAAAATCATGGTTTACCACCCAGGAAGAATTTGAGATTTTTAGAACCCGTGCAGCAAACCAGATGCAAATCGAACTCAATAAACAGTCCCGCTCCCCTGAATTGATGGCAGAGGCAGAAAAACAGGCCACGCGCTGGCTAACGCTTTGGCTTGAAAATCTGGGTTTTCATGATGCAAAGGTTAGATTTAAATACACCCACGCAGCTTCTGAAGCACTTCAGAGCGCAAGCCCTTAAACCCGCAAGAAAAAAGGGGCTGTCGACAGCCCCTTTATTTTACTTACATCACCACTGCTACATTTAATTTGCTGAGAAATCCTGTTTTGGCATCTTCAGCTTGAATTTTGGCTGCATCCTCAGCCGAAATCACAAAGTCAACTCCGCTTTCACTGGTGCCCGTCGCCTTTACAACCAAGGGATTGCTTCCTGCCCGCTGCACACTGTTCAAGCTGCGGTGATAGGCGATGATGCCTTCTGCAATGACACGATCAATATCCAATTCAAAATTGCCGATATAGACCTGTTGTTCATCGGTCACGACCGTGGGTGACATGGCGGGTTGCACGGTCAGGCCCGAAGCATCAATGATCAAGCCGGTATAGCCCTGGGGCTTAACCACTGGCTTGGCAGAAGGCTTCGGACTGGGCTTGGCGGTAGGTTTTATGATCGGCACTTTTTTCGGTTTGGCAGCCAAGGTAACCATGGCATACTGTTGCCCCGGAATCCAGGCCAGCGGAGAATCGGTAACCCCCAACCAGGACTGTTTATAACGCTCCTGTTGTCTGCGCAAGGTCTTTTCAAGATCAATCGCAGGGGCCAAGCCTTGCGAACCAAACATGGGCATTGAAAGATCCACCTCAACCGAACCATCACTGAGATAACGCTCTTTGCCAACAGGCGCGGCCTTGATCAAAGCAGAAACTTTCAGACGCACGGTATCGCTCTCAGTGACATAATTCTTAACAATGGTTTCTGAATCGACCTGCACCCCATTCACAATTTCTGCGAGTTGACGGTAGGCATCGGCTGTCGCTGCTCGTTTCGCCATCAAACGCTTTTGGGCTGAAGAACCATTCTCTGGGGGGGCACCACTGCCGGTAACGGTAATCATTTTCTGAGTCCAATCGATACTGCCAGAACCCATGGTCTGCATCACATTTACCGATTGAGCCTGGGTGGCCTGGGGCAAAATTGAAAGGCTGGCGGCAGAGACCAACAGAGCCGTAGAAAGTAGAATTTGTAAGCTTTTTTTCATGACGGTTGAGAAATTCTCCTTGGATTTTTTCCACTCTCATTATAAGTAGGAAATCGGGAATGTAAAGCGAGCTGGCTTACACTGCAAAAGTGAGTTTTTCAAGTTTTAAATTTTTTTTCAGATTTTTTTTGAACACTCGTTTGAAGCACCGTGTCTAAAAGTTTGGAGAGAGCAAAGACTTATCTTTGCCCTCTTTCCAATGGTAGAATCAACACCGTAATCACAAGGAGATTTGGAAATGAAACGAACAACCCCCTATCTGTTGGCACTTTCCCTGACGGGCGTGTTAGGTCTGGGGGTAGGGCTGGCGGCACCGCATCTGGCTCCGCTCGTGACACCGCCAGTAGAAGCCCAGACCAGAAATGTCCCAACTCTGAATAAACTCAATGAGGATTTCATCGCGATTTCTGAAACCGTCACACCGGCAGTGGTCAGTATTTCCATGAGCAAAACCCTGAAAAGCCCCGGAAAAAATCACCCCCAGATTCCTGAAGAATTTGAAGAATTTTTTGGCCTGCCGTCTCAGCCACAAGGCCCTCAAAAGCAACAGGGCGTAGGCTCTGGGGTGGTGGTCGATGCCGCCAAGGGCTATATTCTTACCAATAATCACGTGGTTGCAGATGCCGATGAAATCAAAGTCACGCTCAGCGATCGCCGCACGTTTAAAGCAAAAATCATCGGCACCGATCCCCGCACCGACTTGGCCGTGATTCAGGTCAATGGTGCAAAAGACTTGAAACAGGTTGCTTTGGGAGATTCCAAAGATCTTGAAGTGGGCGAATGGGTCTTGGCCATTGGCAACCCCTTCGGCCTGAGTTCCACTGTCACGGCAGGCATTATCAGCGCAAAGGGACGCGCCAATGTGGGCGTCGCCGATTTTGAAGACTTTATTCAGACCGATGCCGCGATCAATCCTGGCAACAGTGGCGGCGCCCTGGTGAATATCAAAGGGGAGCTGATTGGGATCAATACAGCGATTGCAACCCGCTCCAAAGGCTATATGGGAATTGGCTTCGCCATCCCCAGCAATATGGCCAAACAGGTCATGCAAAACCTGATTTCAAAAGGCAAGGTCAACCGTTCTCAACTGGGTGTTTTCATTCAAGCGCTGGATGATTCCATGGCCCAAGGCCTGGGATTGAAAGACAGCCGTGAAGGCATTCTGGTCAGTGGCGTGATCGAAGGCTCCCCCGCCGATAAGGCCGGACTGAAAAAATACGACGTGATTTTGCGCCTGAATGGCAAGACGGTCAACGACAGCAACCAGTTCAGAAACCAAGTCGCCATGACCCCAGCTGGTTCCACTCTGGAAATCGAAGTCTTACGCAATGGCCAACGCCTGAAGGTCAAACCCCAACTGCGCGAAATGGAAAGTGGCGGTAAAAACAACACCAACAATCAGGTGCCAGAACTCAACGATAAAAGAGGCTTTCAAATTCTGGAACTGAATCCAGCCCTGCGTCAGCAACTGCGGGTTCCCGCTCAGGTAGAAGGCGTGGTGGTCAATCAGGTCTCTCCCCTGAGTGATGCCTATGAAAAAGGTTTGCGTGAAGGCGATATCATCACCGAAGTCAACCGCAAGCCCGTAAAATCAAGTGATCAGTTCAATTCCATCTTCAATAAATTGAAGAGTGGAGACGTGGTTCTGCTCTCGATTCAGAGAGAGATGGCCTCGATCGTGATTGCCTTTGAAATGCCTTAAGGTTTAATTGAAAAGCCCCCCGAAAAATCAGGGGGCTTTTTTTATGGGCAGATTGCCCTGATTAAAGTTGACCGCGCATCATGCCGTTCCAGTACATTTGGGGCAAGCCATAGGCTTTCAGCATATACATGCTGAAACGTTCCTGTGACTGATCAAAGGGGAAGGATTCGACCGGTTTGCTGTCATAGTCGAATTCAGCCAGGATCAGGCTGCCATAGCCGGTAACCAGGGGGCAGGAAGAATAGCCATTGTAAAAGCCTGTCAGTGGACGGTTCTGCATATAGGCCATCAGGTTTTCAACCAGAACAGGCGCCTGTTTGCGAATCGCCGCACCGGTACGGGCCGTTGGCACATTGGTACAATCCCCCAAGGCAAAAATATCGGGAAACTTGGCCTGCTGCATGGTGTTTTTATCGATCTCCACAAAGCCAGCGGCATCAACCAATGGGCTCTGCTGAATGAAAGCAGGTGCACTCATGGGTGGGGTAACATGCATCATATCGTATTTGAGCACTTGTTCTGCGCCCGTATCGAGGTGCTTAAAGACAGCTTCCTGTTGAGCGCCCCGTACTTCAACCAACTCATTGCGGAAATGGGTATCGGTGATATCTTTGCGTTTGAGCACTTTTTCGAGCGCGGTTTTGTACTTGGCGACGCCAAAAATACTGGCAAGACCACTGGCGAAGACCATCTTGGTTTTGCTGCGCACATGGGATTTGCTGCGGAAATAATCCTCTGTCATATACAGGGCTTTTTGAGGGGCTCCACCACATTTGATCGGGGTGCCGGGCTGGGTAAAGATCGCAGTTCCGCCTTTAAAATTTTTGACCAAATCCCAGGTGCTGTCGACGGTTTCATAGGAATAATTGCTGCAAACATTGTATTTGCCAATGCTTTCGCGCAGGCCCGTCACCTTGTCCCAGTTCAGCTCCATCCCAGCAGAGACCACCAGGTAGTCATAGCCAATTTTCTGACCCGAGGCCAGGGTAATCGCTTTCTCTTCGGGCTGGAAGCTGGCAACTTTGTCCTGAATCCAGTCCACACCGGCAGGAATATAATCGACTTCATTGCGCTCAGAGATTTCTTTGGGAAAAACACCCCCGCCGACCAGGGTCCAGAGGGGCTGATAATAATGCTTATTGGAAGGCTCAATCAAGCCAATTTCAAGGCTTTCAGATGCATTGCGCAGACGGGCGGCAACGGCAATTCCCCCGGTTCCACCCCCCACAATCAGAATTTTATAATGGGTTTTCGACATGGTAATTTACCTCTTAATTTTTGGAGTGGGGCAGACTGCTGGCCTGCAGAGAATGACTGAAATGGCGAACAAAACTCAATAAAAAGCCCATACTGCTACGGAACTCAGGCTCCATCAAAGCTTTGACCATCTGGAGGATCGAAGCAGGCTGATATTCCTGCTCACTGCGAGCCAAAGCTTCTCCTGCCGAAGCCACCACGGAAACAGTATGAATATCCAAAAGACCGTGGCGCAAACTGGCGATTAAGCGGTCCAGATCGTGCCCGGCCATATAACTCTTATAGAGATCATCCAGAGTATCGACACCTGTTCCGATCATCCCAGGAATATCGCCCAGAATTTTAATCAGGGGAACAAACTGATCCGCATGGTGAGCCAATACTTCAAAGGCTTCCAGCATGTCTGGGCGCCCAAGTATCGGCAGAAAGCGGCTGAGCGCTTCAAGGGTCTGAATGTTTTCAGGACGGGAAATTTCAAGCATCAGCTTCAAAACCGGTTCCAACCGATTGCTGAGGTCGGTGCCAGAAGCTTTCAGACTGGCAGCTTCAGCATCAAGACTGTCAACAGCAGTACTCATCATGCCAGGCATATCGCCCAGAATATTCAACCAGGGTAAAAACTGGTCTTTTTTATGCACCAAGTGTTCCAGCGTTTCAAGTACCTCAGGTTCGGTCAATTCATCGAGCATGCGCAGGGCAGAAGGCAGGCGTTCAGGCCATTGAGCCCCTTCGACCCGCAGCGGGGCACTCAGCTCATCGAGGGTATTGACGGCTGTGGCCGCCATTCCTGGAATTTCCTGCAGGGCTTTTTCAGATTTTTCAAGTCGGGATTCGAGTTGATCGAGACGGGCCAAAATTTGATCCAGACGACTGACAATCGCTTCAGAAGTTAATTCGGGTGGGCTCATACTGGCACCTTCCTATATACTATAGACCGTATGATACACTATTTCTGCAAAAAATTTCTTGATCCAGGTCAATTTTTAGATCGAATTTGAAATTTTTGAATTTATAAAATTTGCGAACGAAGCTGCAATCAAGGCTGGGGGGCAAATTGGCTTTGGCGTTGCGCTTGTGCGGTAATGGTCTGCTCAGAAATCTGAACCTGCAATTGAATTTGAATCAACCCCGAAGCCGTCCATTGAGACTGGGCCTGAAACTGTACGTCTTTTTGTGAGAGCGTGCGCTGTAATAATCTTGAAAACTCACTGTAAAAGGCTTGCTGTGATTTTTGACGAGCCTCTTCAGGGGTACGGGATTGTTGCGAGGCCTTGAGTGCAAAATCTAAAGCTTGAGACAAGGGCCCCACCAAACGGGGCTGGGCCTTGCTCTGAACCTCGGGGCTCAAGGGAGGAGAAACTTGGCAGGCCACCAAAACAGGGCTGAAAAAACAGACTGCGCAGAGAACCGGAAGTATTAACTTTCTTGACATAAACATATCTTAACACTCTTCAAATACTTTCATGCAGAGGAATAAAAACAGATTCAAAATTGATTTTGTTTTTTTTTTGAACCACAGGAGAACGTCAGGAAAAGACGATAGTTTTGATACCCGGTAATCTCGAGAATTTGCCCAACGCTATGTGCCTGTGAAACAAAATCACAGGAGAAGTAGGAAGTATGAATTGTCCACGCTGTCAGGCAGCAGAGCTGCAAAACAAATCCCGAAATGGTCAAATTTTTCTGGTTTGCCCCCGTTGTCAGCTGATCAAAGTTGATTTACGGGCCCACCGAGGTGAAGCTCTGATCTCACTCGAAAATCAGCCCAAACTGAGCTTGGGTAAACTGACTCGCGCCAATCAGAGTTTTCAGAGAACTCAGCTTGAGACCCAGGTTCAAGCAGATCATCGCTTGGCATCTGCACGTCACGATTTTCAGCGGCAGGCCATGAATCCCCCTTTGCAGGAACGAGAACCTTCTTTTGAAGAGTTTCATCTGAACTAAAGCATTTCTGAGTTTAAAACGGAGACTGGCTGCGAGTAAAGGTATGCTCGCAGCCTAATTTTTGGGGATAAGGTATAATACTTAGCATCTCAAAAATTACTCTTAAATCAAGATCAGTAAATGAAAATGAAGCAAAGCGCCACCCGTACACTTTTTTTGACCACCACTCTGGCTGCAATCCTTTCGGTTTCAGCCTGCGGAAATCCGAGCAGTACCTCGGCTCCCACCCCCAATACAGGGAATATTCCCCAATTGGCCACGCAACCGACCCCCCAGAGCAGCCAACTGAAAAAAATTCGCTTCAGTGGACATATTTTTGACAGCAGCACTGGAGAAAATATTGAACAGGCCATGATCTGGATTCAAAGTACAGATCCAGCAGGCCCAACTCCGACCGCCAGTTCCGGCACCACAACCCCGACTCCACCGCCGACAACAGCAACGCCTGCAGCAAGTGCAGCGACAGCGGCGCCAGCGGCGCCAGCCGCAACGCCTGCCCCGCCCAGCACAGGCGCAACACCCCCAACGGCACAACCGACTCCACCCCCTGCCAGTTCTGCGCCTCCGCTGCCCATTCCACCAGGCACAGACAGCGTTCCTACCCCGGCTCCCCCCAATGGCTTGCCCCAAGGGCTTGCGCCAGGAGAAGGCTGGCTTTGGGGCGTAGGCGCACAAGCCGCCACGCCTCCCAAAGCGTCGAATAAAGAGACAGGTATTTTCCGCACAACAACCAACAATCAGGGAAAATTTTGGATCAATGATGTGCCAGAAGGCAATTATACGGTGACCGTTCAGGCGCCGAAATACCGCACCCTGACCCTGACCCAAGTCGGTACTGGCCAGCTTGAAATTGCCTTATCGCCTTTAAACCCCGTCCAGACCACAGATATGACCGGCATGGTGCTGTCTGCTTCGGATACCCCTGTGGCCCGCGCCCATGTCTCCCCCTCCTATTTTTGGGGCGACAGCGCAGGTTTACCCGCTCAGAGCAATGCCCTGGGCGAATATTTGCTCCAGGAAGTTCCCTACGGCAGCCAT
This genomic window contains:
- a CDS encoding pyridine nucleotide-disulfide oxidoreductase, whose protein sequence is MSKTHYKILIVGGGTGGIAVAARLRNASESLEIGLIEPSNKHYYQPLWTLVGGGVFPKEISERNEVDYIPAGVDWIQDKVASFQPEEKAITLASGQKIGYDYLVVSAGMELNWDKVTGLRESIGKYNVCSNYSYETVDSTWDLVKNFKGGTAIFTQPGTPIKCGGAPQKALYMTEDYFRSKSHVRSKTKMVFASGLASIFGVAKYKTALEKVLKRKDITDTHFRNELVEVRGAQQEAVFKHLDTGAEQVLKYDMMHVTPPMSAPAFIQQSPLVDAAGFVEIDKNTMQQAKFPDIFALGDCTNVPTARTGAAIRKQAPVLVENLMAYMQNRPLTGFYNGYSSCPLVTGYGSLILAEFDYDSKPVESFPFDQSQERFSMYMLKAYGLPQMYWNGMMRGQL